The Fictibacillus phosphorivorans genomic sequence AATACAGTATAAGGTCCAGCACCTTTGAGTGTCTCAACAAGTCCGGCTTTTTGTAGTGCGGCAACAAGTACTTTAAAATCTCCTGCGTCTGTTGCTGTTTGAACAATATCCTTTTTACTTCCTGAATTCTCAGAAGCGAAAACATTGCTCGAGAGTGGAAGGGTAAGCATGAAAATCAATAAGAACCAACTCATTATTTTCTTTTTCAAATTAATATCCTCCTTAATTTTAACATCGGTACTCCAAAGAACTTACAATTTTAATTTATAAATTGAAAGCACAAGGGTATTATTTATCTACCAATCGTTTTTATACAAGAAAGGTATCTTTTACAATATTTCCATAAACGTTGGATGAACAGTTTCCGAGTAGGGTTTATATTTGTACCACATAGACACTTAATCGCAGATAAACTAATTCTAATGAATGAAAGAAGAAGAAACAGATGAAGTAAGGTAAGTAAGCACATTAAAATTCATTCTTTATTAGTTTACATAATATCTATTCTCGGCACCTATGTGAAGCATAATGGAATAAGTCTCAAAACCAAAGATTACTTAAGATAGTGAGACAGAATGAAAAATTTAGGATTTTATGTAATTGCCACATCTTAAATTAGACGCAGCAAAAATTTTAAAATTCTTATATTATCTTTTTCTATACTGAGAATTTCTGTGACCATTGAACAAACTGGATTTTTTACATGGTTGAATACTCGACTCTATAAAACAGCTCGTGGTTGATTCATCTCTAAACTCTTCAATCGTTGGTGTTGGTGAAATAAATAATGACGCTGTATTGATAGTAATCGTACCTGCAGATATTAATGGTGTTATAGATCTTAGTACAATTGATACTGACTCACCCGGAAATAATCGGGCATTTAATGCTAATTCTAAGTTTGTATTTGCTGAAAAACCTGCCACTGACGCTGCAGGGAAAAATTGAGTAGCTGTTGAGTCTGCAATGACCCTCCCTGTGCTTGTTACAAGTTCAAATAACAATGTATTTGCTACACCTGTTGTTGTCGTTACTGTAGAACTAACAATATAAGCAATATCATAAATTCCACCCGTTGTTGTTTGTAGTCCCGATGATACACCGTTTCTTAAGAATTCAATACCTGTAGTTGTTACTGCGTCATCAAGAGTTATAAGTACTGGAAATGTTGTTGTCGTCGTTGTTAGGGCTTGAAATGATGATTCTTTTACTGCTATCCCAGATCCTAAACCCGCTCTCTGTAAATCATCATCGCACGAAAAGCAATTGCTATGAAATTTATTTCTTCTTTTACCCATTTTAAAGTCTCCCTTCATCCCTATTCCTATTATTTGATGTAAGTTCTTATCATCTGGACATGGACAATAGTGGAATAAAACAAAATTACTTTTCATATGATTGAATTCGTAGTATAATGCTTTAAATCCGACATAACTCATAGGATTTGGAGGTTTTATAGTTATGGAACAAACAGAAACTTATACTTCTTCAAATAAACAACGAGCATTTCAGCCTACAACAGTCGTAACAAAATTACAGCCTATGCAAAAAACGTACGTATTTTTAGGCGTTCTTGCTGCCTTCATTCTGCTTTTATTTACAGTTAACGTTGCAAATTGGACACAAGGCAGTCTTTTCCTTATTGGGCTAGCACTTGGCGGGGCTCTACTTTATGCACGATTTGGATTCACTTCAGCATTTCGTCGACTGGTTTCAGTCGGAAACGTTCAAGGACTTCAGGCTCATATGGTGATGTTAGCCGTTGCATCCGTATTATTTGCAATTATTTTTAGTACTGGTTTTACCTTTACAGGTAGTGAACCGACAGGAAATGTATCACCCGTTGGAGTTAGTATCTTAGTTGGTGCTTTTCTGTTCGGAATCGGGATGCAGTTCGGAAACGGATGCGCATCAGGAACCCTTTATTCTTTAGGCGGTGGATCATCATCAATGATTCTAACCCTAATCTCATTTATTGCAGGGTCTGTATTGGGAGCTTATCACTTCACATTTTGGATGGGTTTACCCTCTCTTCCACCACTCTCATTAAATCAGATTCCTGGATTCGGTTATTTTGGAGCTTTAGTGATTCAGTTAGGATTATTTGCACTCATTTATTGGATTACTGTAAAAATAGCTAAAAAGAAACAACCACCTATGATGAAGCCACTTCCGACTACAGTTGGTTGGAAAAAGGTTTTTCGTGGATCTTGGCCATTGTTCACAGCTGCAATTGTGCTCGCTCTATTAAACGCATTAACATTAGCTGTAAAAGGTAGTCCATGGGGTATCACATCAGCATTTGCATTATGGGGCGGTAAAGCTATGATGGCAACAGGTGTTGACGTATCAACTTGGGGTTATTTTGACGGAAAGAATGGCGAAGCTCTTACAAAAAGTGTTCTCACTGATCCAACGAGTGTGATGAACTTCGGTATAATTCTTGGTGCGTTTATCTCAGCTTCTTTCCAAGGTACGTTCAAACCAGGAAAGATTAAACCTGGTATTGCCGGTGCATCTATAATTGGTGGATTAATGATGGGATATGGTGCTCGCTTAGCTTTCGGCTGCAACATTGGTGCGTACTTTAGCGGGATTGCATCATTTAGTCTGCATGGCTGGGTATGGGCAGTTATGGCTATGCTAGGAACGTATTTAGCTCTTTTCATTCGACCAATGTTCGGATTAAAGAATCCAAAACCTACAGATTCAATTTGCTAACATAAAAAAGCTAATGGATGATCAAATCCATTAGCTTTTTTTATTTTTGGATGTATTGAATAATAAATGTCCGATTTGTCCCATAATCACTCTAGGTTCATTTCGGTCTGGAACATTCTTACTTAGTACAGAGATCGCATATGTATGACCCGGAAAATAGAATAACCCTACATTATGCTCCACCCCGGAAACATAACCTGTTTTGTGAGCTGCTTCCCAATTCGGAATCATTCCGATAGGACCCTCGCTAGCAGGAAGG encodes the following:
- a CDS encoding YeeE/YedE family protein → MEQTETYTSSNKQRAFQPTTVVTKLQPMQKTYVFLGVLAAFILLLFTVNVANWTQGSLFLIGLALGGALLYARFGFTSAFRRLVSVGNVQGLQAHMVMLAVASVLFAIIFSTGFTFTGSEPTGNVSPVGVSILVGAFLFGIGMQFGNGCASGTLYSLGGGSSSMILTLISFIAGSVLGAYHFTFWMGLPSLPPLSLNQIPGFGYFGALVIQLGLFALIYWITVKIAKKKQPPMMKPLPTTVGWKKVFRGSWPLFTAAIVLALLNALTLAVKGSPWGITSAFALWGGKAMMATGVDVSTWGYFDGKNGEALTKSVLTDPTSVMNFGIILGAFISASFQGTFKPGKIKPGIAGASIIGGLMMGYGARLAFGCNIGAYFSGIASFSLHGWVWAVMAMLGTYLALFIRPMFGLKNPKPTDSIC